One Bradyrhizobium zhanjiangense DNA segment encodes these proteins:
- a CDS encoding DUF899 domain-containing protein, whose amino-acid sequence MQQHQIVSREQWIAARKAHLAHEKELTAARERLAEERRALPWVKVDKDYLFDGPNGKLTLGDLFKGRPQLVVQHVMFAPDWDAACKSCSFWADGFERMVPHLAARDTSMVAISLAPVAKLDAFKKRMGWTFDWVSSGSNDFNYDYEVSFTPEQIDKGVPKYNFGTTPFYGPELPGISVFFRNKAGEIFHTYSCFARGLDMMNAAYQYLDLTPLGRHEEGLPYPMDWVRLRDQYEPEATKEACCHG is encoded by the coding sequence ATGCAGCAACATCAGATCGTCTCGCGCGAGCAATGGATCGCCGCCCGCAAGGCTCATCTCGCCCATGAGAAGGAGCTCACCGCGGCCCGCGAGCGTCTGGCCGAGGAGCGCCGTGCATTGCCGTGGGTCAAGGTTGACAAGGACTATTTGTTCGACGGACCGAACGGCAAGCTGACGCTCGGCGATCTCTTCAAGGGCCGGCCGCAGCTCGTGGTGCAGCACGTGATGTTCGCACCCGATTGGGATGCCGCCTGCAAGAGCTGCTCGTTCTGGGCCGACGGTTTCGAGCGCATGGTGCCGCATCTGGCCGCGCGCGACACCAGCATGGTTGCGATCTCGCTCGCGCCCGTTGCCAAGCTCGACGCATTCAAGAAGCGGATGGGCTGGACCTTCGACTGGGTCTCCTCGGGAAGCAACGACTTCAACTACGATTACGAAGTCTCATTCACACCCGAGCAGATCGACAAGGGCGTGCCGAAGTACAATTTCGGCACCACACCGTTCTACGGGCCCGAGTTGCCCGGCATCAGCGTGTTCTTTCGCAACAAGGCCGGCGAGATCTTCCACACCTACTCATGCTTCGCCCGCGGCCTCGATATGATGAATGCCGCCTATCAATACCTCGACCTCACGCCGCTAGGCCGTCACGAGGAGGGCTTGCCCTATCCGATGGACTGGGTTCGCCTGCGCGACCAGTACGAACCGGAGGCGACCAAGGAGGCGTGCTGCCACGGGTGA
- a CDS encoding di-trans,poly-cis-decaprenylcistransferase has product MQSNPVSCDDKLHVGIIMDGNGRWATRRGLSRLRGHEAGVETIRRIVEAAPKQGIGTLTLYAFSTDNWRRPKAEVAALMTLLRFYLSNEVQSLVKNGVRLTVIGRRDRLPDGIASAIARAEEATAQGSTLHLRIAVDYSARDAILNAAAKAAALTSLTREAFSQLVTGEAGLRDVDLIIRTSGEKRLSDFLLWEGAYAELHFTERMWPEFDAGDLAEALAAFHGRERRFGGLQAIMPEEVPALSRA; this is encoded by the coding sequence ATGCAAAGTAACCCTGTGTCCTGCGACGACAAGCTTCACGTCGGCATCATCATGGACGGCAACGGCAGATGGGCGACGCGGCGCGGTCTGTCGCGCCTGCGCGGCCACGAGGCCGGCGTCGAGACGATCCGACGCATCGTCGAGGCCGCGCCCAAGCAGGGCATTGGCACGCTGACGCTCTATGCCTTCTCCACCGACAATTGGCGCAGGCCCAAGGCCGAGGTCGCCGCGCTGATGACGCTGCTGCGCTTCTACCTTTCCAATGAAGTGCAGAGCCTGGTCAAGAACGGCGTGCGCCTCACCGTGATCGGCCGCCGCGACCGCCTGCCCGACGGCATCGCCAGCGCGATCGCGCGCGCCGAAGAGGCGACCGCCCAAGGCAGTACGCTGCATTTGCGCATCGCGGTCGATTATTCCGCGCGCGACGCCATCCTCAACGCCGCGGCGAAGGCCGCGGCGCTGACCAGCCTCACCCGCGAAGCGTTCTCGCAGCTCGTCACCGGCGAGGCCGGCCTGCGCGACGTCGATCTCATCATCCGCACCTCGGGCGAGAAGCGGCTGTCGGACTTCCTGCTCTGGGAAGGCGCCTATGCCGAGCTGCACTTCACCGAGCGGATGTGGCCTGAATTCGATGCCGGCGATCTCGCCGAGGCGCTCGCTGCCTTCCATGGCCGCGAACGCCGTTTCGGCGGCCTCCAGGCGATCATGCCCGAGGAAGTGCCTGCGCTCTCACGTGCGTGA
- a CDS encoding xanthine dehydrogenase family protein molybdopterin-binding subunit codes for MNEHVKNVALETTDLSRRSFLVGTAATGLVLGYAGVPGIDSAAAAAPASFEPSVWYAISPDGLVTVTCGKADMGQHIASTMAQIVCEELGAKWSDMRVALASNDPKFNDPVLGAQITGGSWSTMMNFDAMSRAGAAGRMALTEGAAAAMGVPASELVVRDSMIVHPKSKKQMSFAEIVKSGKATKTFTPDELKAIKLKTPDQYTMIGVSVPQLDIPSKTNGTAKYGIDVMLPGMAYGAVVTPPVRFGATVKSVDDSGAKKVPGFIKAVTLDDKTGTTSGWVVAVASTYANAKKAAQALKIAYDGGPNAKLSSQSLLDEAMRLQKLEDSGQFFVKDGDPNAAFGSAAKVLEAEYTTSINIHAPLEPMNATAEFKGDILHIYSGNQFATRSGAIAAGAAGIDPKFVVMHQMWLGGGFGRRLDADMMIPAVQAAKAVGKPVKVIYSRENDMTMDFSRPLTYQKVKAGVDGDGKLIAISHDVVSAWPTARWGIPDFLTPSVDKKGPLDSFTVNGADFFYTVPNHYVRAIKNELAHNATPSGQLRSVAPGWTFWAVESMIDEIAAAAGKDPAQFRISLLDGAGKNDGGAQRLRNTLLAAMGLSGYGTKQLPKGEGMGVACVSSQERATASWTACVAHVAVAPSGAVTVKKLTVATDVGTQVHPDNIRAQVEGAALWGLSLAMYEKATLKDGGIEQTNFDSYTPLRMSQTPEVAVAVIANGEKATGVGEPAVTVVAPAIGNAIFNASGARVRALPITAEAVKASMKA; via the coding sequence ATGAACGAGCATGTGAAAAACGTCGCCCTTGAAACGACCGATCTCAGCCGCCGCTCCTTCCTGGTCGGCACCGCCGCGACCGGCCTCGTGCTCGGCTATGCCGGCGTGCCCGGCATCGATTCTGCGGCGGCTGCGGCGCCGGCCAGTTTCGAGCCGAGCGTCTGGTATGCGATCTCGCCCGACGGTCTCGTCACCGTGACCTGCGGCAAGGCCGATATGGGCCAGCACATCGCCTCCACCATGGCGCAGATCGTCTGCGAGGAGTTGGGCGCGAAATGGAGCGACATGCGCGTCGCACTTGCCTCCAACGATCCGAAGTTCAACGATCCCGTGCTGGGCGCGCAGATCACCGGCGGCAGCTGGTCGACCATGATGAACTTTGACGCCATGAGCCGCGCCGGCGCCGCGGGCCGCATGGCACTGACGGAAGGCGCGGCCGCCGCGATGGGTGTGCCGGCCAGCGAGCTCGTGGTGCGCGATTCCATGATCGTGCATCCGAAGTCGAAGAAGCAGATGTCGTTCGCCGAAATCGTGAAAAGCGGCAAAGCGACGAAAACCTTCACGCCGGATGAGCTGAAGGCGATCAAGCTGAAGACGCCGGATCAATACACCATGATCGGCGTCTCGGTGCCGCAGCTCGACATCCCCTCCAAGACCAACGGCACGGCCAAGTACGGCATCGACGTGATGCTGCCGGGCATGGCCTATGGCGCGGTGGTCACGCCGCCGGTGCGCTTCGGCGCCACGGTGAAATCGGTCGACGACAGCGGCGCCAAGAAGGTGCCAGGCTTCATCAAGGCCGTCACGCTCGACGACAAGACCGGAACGACGTCGGGCTGGGTCGTCGCGGTGGCCAGCACCTACGCCAACGCCAAGAAGGCGGCGCAGGCGCTGAAGATCGCCTATGACGGCGGTCCCAACGCCAAGCTGTCGAGCCAGTCGTTGCTCGATGAAGCCATGCGGCTTCAGAAGCTGGAGGATTCCGGCCAGTTCTTCGTCAAGGACGGCGATCCCAACGCTGCGTTCGGCTCGGCGGCAAAAGTGCTGGAGGCGGAATACACCACCAGCATCAACATCCACGCGCCGCTGGAGCCGATGAACGCCACTGCGGAGTTCAAGGGCGACATCCTGCACATCTATTCCGGCAACCAGTTCGCGACGCGCTCCGGCGCGATCGCAGCCGGCGCGGCCGGAATCGATCCGAAGTTCGTGGTCATGCACCAGATGTGGCTCGGCGGCGGCTTCGGCCGCAGGCTCGATGCCGACATGATGATTCCGGCGGTGCAGGCGGCGAAGGCGGTCGGCAAGCCGGTGAAGGTGATCTACTCGCGCGAGAACGACATGACGATGGATTTCTCGCGCCCGCTCACCTATCAAAAGGTCAAGGCCGGCGTCGACGGCGATGGCAAGCTCATTGCGATCAGCCACGACGTGGTCTCGGCCTGGCCGACCGCGCGCTGGGGAATCCCCGACTTCCTGACGCCGTCGGTCGACAAGAAAGGTCCGCTCGATTCCTTCACGGTGAACGGGGCCGACTTCTTCTACACCGTGCCCAACCATTATGTGCGCGCGATCAAGAACGAGCTCGCGCACAACGCCACGCCGTCGGGCCAGCTCCGTTCGGTGGCGCCGGGCTGGACCTTCTGGGCGGTCGAAAGCATGATCGACGAGATCGCGGCGGCGGCGGGCAAGGATCCGGCGCAGTTCCGCATCTCGCTGCTCGATGGCGCGGGCAAGAACGACGGCGGCGCGCAGCGGCTACGCAACACGCTGCTCGCCGCGATGGGGTTGTCCGGCTACGGCACCAAGCAACTCCCCAAGGGAGAAGGCATGGGCGTGGCCTGCGTCTCGTCGCAGGAACGGGCGACTGCGAGCTGGACGGCGTGCGTTGCCCATGTCGCGGTGGCGCCGTCGGGCGCGGTGACCGTGAAGAAGCTCACGGTCGCAACCGACGTCGGCACCCAGGTGCATCCCGACAACATCCGCGCCCAGGTCGAGGGTGCGGCGCTGTGGGGCCTGTCGCTGGCGATGTATGAGAAAGCGACACTCAAGGACGGTGGCATCGAGCAGACCAATTTCGACAGCTATACGCCCTTGCGCATGAGCCAGACGCCCGAGGTCGCCGTCGCCGTGATTGCCAATGGCGAGAAGGCCACCGGCGTCGGCGAGCCCGCGGTGACTGTGGTGGCCCCCGCCATCGGCAACGCCATCTTCAACGCCTCCGGCGCCCGCGTCCGGGCGCTGCCGATCACGGCCGAAGCCGTGAAGGCGAGCATGAAGGCGTGA
- a CDS encoding HD-GYP domain-containing protein — protein MNASAKPAAKRRLLLASDRSDESSELVSILKAVGEVSTVTTQDIPEKPSRDLSGLVVDINLRSPESVQRVRNKLRGDAYRSMPRLFVLADALHHGTMQAWALGATDTISRPLQADAILQRIRSAFPDTAVYDATDRGKTLNRGVEAAHAVLAKMFEKLPLGVPLTFDDVIAAESKILKAIKHSSLREWLTTVGCHHVGSYRHCLFVTGFAVAFAQHLGMREDDQRRLTRAALLHDVGKAFVPSALLDKPGKLTDEEMAEVRQHPRRGYDALAAQGGFPPEMLDVILHHHEFLDGSGYPNGLSSNQISDIVRLTTIVDIYAALVEKRAYRMPFTHSRAFTMMEGMGGKLDQQLLQAFRPVALGSF, from the coding sequence ATGAACGCCTCAGCCAAACCCGCCGCCAAACGCCGGCTTCTGCTCGCTTCCGACCGGAGCGACGAGAGCAGCGAGCTCGTCAGCATCTTGAAAGCGGTCGGTGAGGTGTCGACGGTCACGACCCAGGACATTCCCGAGAAGCCGTCGCGCGATCTCTCCGGCCTCGTCGTCGACATCAATTTGCGCTCGCCCGAGAGCGTGCAGCGGGTACGCAACAAGCTGCGCGGCGATGCCTATCGGTCGATGCCGCGACTGTTCGTGCTCGCCGACGCCCTGCATCACGGCACCATGCAGGCCTGGGCGCTGGGCGCCACCGACACCATCTCGCGCCCGCTGCAGGCGGACGCCATCCTTCAGCGCATCCGCTCCGCCTTCCCGGACACCGCCGTCTATGACGCGACCGACCGCGGCAAGACGCTCAACCGCGGCGTCGAGGCGGCGCATGCGGTCCTCGCCAAGATGTTCGAGAAGCTGCCGCTCGGCGTGCCGCTGACCTTCGACGACGTCATTGCCGCCGAGAGCAAGATCCTGAAGGCGATCAAGCACTCCTCGCTGCGCGAATGGCTCACCACGGTCGGCTGCCATCATGTCGGCAGCTATCGCCACTGCCTGTTCGTCACCGGTTTCGCCGTCGCCTTCGCCCAGCATCTCGGCATGCGCGAGGACGACCAGCGCCGCCTGACCCGCGCCGCGCTGCTGCACGACGTCGGCAAGGCCTTCGTTCCCTCCGCGCTGCTCGACAAGCCCGGCAAGCTCACCGACGAGGAGATGGCCGAGGTCCGCCAGCATCCGCGCCGCGGCTATGATGCGCTCGCCGCGCAAGGCGGCTTCCCGCCGGAGATGCTCGACGTCATCCTGCATCACCACGAATTCCTCGACGGCTCGGGCTATCCCAATGGCCTGTCGTCGAACCAGATCAGCGACATCGTGCGGCTGACGACGATCGTCGACATCTACGCCGCCCTGGTGGAGAAGCGTGCCTACCGCATGCCCTTCACCCACTCGCGTGCGTTCACGATGATGGAAGGCATGGGCGGCAAGCTCGACCAGCAACTGTTGCAGGCGTTCCGCCCGGTGGCGCTGGGGTCGTTTTGA
- a CDS encoding Bug family tripartite tricarboxylate transporter substrate binding protein, whose amino-acid sequence MITRRTALGLLAASPLAATPLSKALAADYPARPVKWVVGYPPGGATDILARLLGQRLSERLGQQFVVENKPGAGNNIATESVINAEPDGYTLQLVNPANYINASLYANLKFNFVRDIAPVASFQRVPNVMTVNKDVPAKNVAEFIEYVKANPGKVNMASSGNGTSVHLSGEMFMAMTGCKMQHVPYRGAAPAITDMLGGQVQVIFDNMPSIIQHIRSGSLRAIGVTTTERSPQLPDVQPIADTVKGYEASALFGMGAPKNTPKEIIAKLNSEINTLMKEPDMAKRLVELGGEPRVQTPEAFGEEIKAETEKWKKVVEFAGLKVE is encoded by the coding sequence ATGATCACTCGCCGTACCGCGCTGGGCCTGCTTGCCGCCAGTCCGCTTGCAGCCACCCCGCTGTCCAAGGCCCTTGCCGCCGATTATCCGGCCCGTCCAGTGAAATGGGTGGTCGGCTATCCGCCGGGCGGTGCCACCGACATCCTGGCGCGGCTGCTCGGCCAGCGGCTGTCGGAACGGCTCGGCCAGCAATTCGTGGTCGAGAACAAACCGGGCGCCGGCAACAATATCGCCACCGAATCGGTCATCAACGCCGAGCCCGATGGCTACACGCTGCAGCTGGTCAACCCGGCCAACTACATCAACGCCTCGCTCTACGCCAACCTGAAGTTCAACTTCGTGCGCGACATCGCGCCGGTCGCCTCGTTCCAGCGCGTGCCGAACGTGATGACCGTGAACAAGGACGTGCCGGCCAAGAACGTCGCCGAGTTCATCGAATATGTGAAGGCCAATCCCGGCAAGGTGAACATGGCCTCGTCCGGCAACGGCACCTCGGTGCATCTGTCCGGCGAGATGTTCATGGCCATGACCGGCTGCAAGATGCAGCACGTGCCCTATCGCGGCGCGGCGCCCGCGATCACCGACATGCTCGGCGGCCAGGTGCAGGTGATCTTCGACAACATGCCCTCGATCATCCAGCACATCCGCTCCGGCAGCTTGCGCGCAATCGGCGTCACCACCACGGAACGCTCGCCGCAATTGCCCGACGTGCAGCCGATTGCCGACACCGTCAAGGGCTATGAGGCCAGCGCGCTGTTCGGCATGGGCGCGCCGAAGAACACGCCGAAGGAGATCATCGCCAAGCTCAACAGCGAGATCAACACGCTGATGAAGGAGCCTGACATGGCCAAGCGTCTGGTCGAGCTCGGCGGCGAGCCGCGGGTGCAGACGCCCGAGGCGTTCGGCGAGGAAATCAAGGCGGAGACCGAGAAGTGGAAGAAGGTCGTCGAGTTCGCCGGCCTGAAGGTCGAGTAG
- a CDS encoding transcriptional regulator, which produces MSKSDSAPFSYEGLDRVIHEKARLGLLTSLMAHPKGLAFADLKQLCGLTDGNLSRHLAVLQEAGLVEVTKGYEGNRPHTTCRLTKSGRRRFLDYLAVLERLVRDAAKAAGREAPPLGRLGFVST; this is translated from the coding sequence ATGTCGAAGTCTGACAGCGCGCCGTTCTCCTACGAAGGGCTCGATCGCGTCATCCACGAGAAGGCGAGGCTCGGCCTGCTGACCTCGTTGATGGCGCATCCCAAGGGGCTGGCATTCGCCGACCTCAAGCAGCTTTGCGGCCTCACCGACGGCAATCTCAGCCGGCACCTCGCCGTGCTCCAGGAGGCCGGCCTCGTCGAGGTGACCAAGGGTTATGAGGGCAATCGCCCGCACACGACCTGTCGCCTCACCAAGTCCGGCCGCCGTCGTTTCCTCGATTATCTCGCCGTGCTCGAACGCCTCGTGCGCGATGCCGCCAAGGCCGCCGGCCGCGAGGCGCCGCCGCTCGGACGCCTCGGTTTCGTTTCGACCTGA
- a CDS encoding DUF3551 domain-containing protein, whose protein sequence is MRNTQLALLTLGVTVLAGFATILPAAARDYPWCAQGGEYDYPGECAYSTYEQCQASISGRLLYCGRNPRFGYGQMQPQPRVHRRTRAVAPY, encoded by the coding sequence ATGCGCAACACCCAATTGGCGCTGCTGACGCTTGGCGTGACGGTCCTTGCCGGTTTCGCCACCATTCTCCCAGCCGCCGCGCGCGACTATCCCTGGTGCGCGCAAGGCGGCGAGTACGACTATCCCGGCGAATGCGCCTACAGCACCTATGAGCAGTGCCAGGCCAGCATCTCCGGCCGGCTGTTGTACTGCGGTCGCAATCCTCGCTTTGGCTACGGCCAGATGCAACCTCAGCCGCGAGTGCACCGCCGCACGCGCGCCGTCGCGCCATACTAG
- a CDS encoding VOC family protein — translation MPVKVEALDHLVINVADVAATAEWYRKILGMEVKVFDPGGGKAPRTSLQFGNQKINVRPRDGDKVEWFTADHPTAGSEDLCFLTSATPEEVVAHLQAHGVAIEEGPGPRQGARGTLRSVYCRDPDGSLIEISSYEG, via the coding sequence ATGCCGGTCAAGGTCGAAGCTCTCGATCATCTCGTGATCAACGTCGCCGACGTTGCGGCCACCGCGGAGTGGTACCGCAAGATTCTCGGCATGGAAGTCAAGGTGTTCGACCCCGGCGGCGGCAAAGCGCCGCGGACTTCGCTACAATTCGGTAACCAGAAGATCAACGTGCGGCCGCGCGATGGCGACAAGGTGGAATGGTTCACCGCGGATCACCCAACCGCCGGCAGCGAGGATCTGTGCTTCCTCACCTCCGCCACTCCCGAAGAGGTAGTGGCGCATCTGCAGGCCCATGGCGTCGCGATCGAGGAAGGGCCGGGCCCGAGGCAAGGCGCCCGCGGCACGCTGCGCTCGGTCTATTGCCGGGATCCCGATGGCAGCCTGATCGAGATCTCGTCGTACGAGGGTTAG
- a CDS encoding AMP-binding protein produces the protein MPIQQTAAGIVGPFDGLDVPWLLKLRAEVRGTHPFLIWAPFDAPARRWSYGEFHERVGALAAGLARRGVRPGEYLLIHLDNCIEAMLAWFACVELGAVAVTTNTRSAPAEIAYFADHCGAVAAITQPAYAEVVAQNCRNIRWMAVTSHDAGTAPAQAVARGDSFESLFTESADRPRRATDPLAPCSVQYTSGTTSRPKAVLWTHANALWGAKINAAHEDLHAGDVHQTYLPLFHTNALAYSMLATLWVGATCVIQPRFSASRFWRVAREHGSTWTSTIPFCMKALLEQEIPNDHKFRLWGSAINEPPAFAAFGVKIIGWWGMTETITHGIVGEVDQPNIPMSIGRAASEYQIRITDDDGRPTDVGGTGNLSIKGIPGLSLFAEYLHNEKATRESFDEHGFFLTGDRVERLQNGYIKFGDRAKDMLKVGGENVAASEIEQVIALVPGVREAAVVAKTHPMLDEVPVVFIIPQGGVAGAAPDLHDRVMAACRAGLADFKVPREIRLVDDMPRSTLEKVAKAELRKMVG, from the coding sequence ATGCCCATTCAACAGACCGCCGCCGGAATCGTGGGCCCTTTCGACGGGCTCGACGTGCCATGGCTCCTGAAGCTGCGCGCCGAGGTGCGCGGCACACATCCGTTCCTGATCTGGGCGCCGTTCGATGCGCCGGCGCGGCGCTGGAGCTATGGCGAGTTTCACGAGCGGGTCGGCGCCCTCGCTGCAGGCCTCGCAAGGCGCGGCGTCAGGCCGGGCGAATATCTGCTCATCCATCTCGACAATTGCATCGAGGCGATGCTGGCGTGGTTTGCCTGTGTCGAGCTCGGGGCCGTCGCGGTGACCACCAACACCCGCTCGGCGCCGGCCGAGATCGCGTACTTCGCCGATCATTGCGGCGCGGTCGCCGCGATCACGCAGCCCGCCTATGCGGAAGTTGTCGCGCAGAACTGCCGCAACATACGCTGGATGGCGGTGACCTCGCACGATGCGGGCACAGCGCCGGCGCAAGCGGTCGCGCGGGGCGACAGTTTCGAGTCCCTGTTCACTGAGAGCGCAGATCGCCCCAGGCGCGCCACCGATCCACTCGCGCCGTGTAGCGTGCAGTACACATCAGGCACTACGTCGCGCCCAAAGGCGGTGCTGTGGACCCACGCCAACGCGCTGTGGGGCGCCAAGATCAACGCCGCGCATGAAGACCTTCATGCCGGCGACGTGCACCAGACCTATCTGCCGCTATTCCACACCAATGCGCTGGCCTATTCCATGCTGGCGACGCTGTGGGTCGGCGCCACCTGCGTGATCCAGCCACGCTTCTCCGCCAGCCGGTTCTGGCGCGTCGCGCGCGAGCACGGTTCGACCTGGACCTCGACGATTCCGTTCTGCATGAAAGCGCTGCTCGAGCAGGAGATCCCTAACGACCACAAATTCCGCCTGTGGGGCAGTGCGATCAACGAGCCGCCGGCCTTCGCCGCGTTCGGCGTCAAGATCATCGGCTGGTGGGGCATGACGGAGACCATCACCCACGGCATCGTCGGCGAGGTCGACCAGCCCAACATCCCGATGTCGATCGGCCGCGCGGCGAGTGAGTATCAGATCCGCATCACCGACGACGACGGCCGGCCGACGGACGTCGGCGGCACCGGCAATCTCTCGATCAAAGGCATCCCCGGCCTGTCGCTGTTCGCCGAATATCTGCACAACGAGAAGGCGACGCGCGAGAGTTTTGACGAGCACGGTTTCTTCCTCACCGGCGACCGCGTCGAGCGGCTTCAGAACGGCTACATCAAATTCGGCGACCGCGCCAAGGACATGCTGAAGGTCGGCGGCGAGAACGTCGCGGCCTCCGAGATCGAGCAGGTGATCGCGCTCGTTCCCGGCGTGCGCGAGGCGGCGGTGGTGGCGAAGACGCATCCGATGCTGGACGAGGTGCCGGTCGTCTTCATCATCCCGCAGGGCGGCGTCGCGGGTGCTGCGCCCGACCTGCATGATCGCGTGATGGCGGCCTGCCGCGCTGGCCTTGCCGACTTCAAAGTGCCGCGCGAGATCAGGCTCGTCGACGACATGCCGCGCTCGACGCTGGAGAAGGTGGCGAAGGCGGAGCTAAGGAAGATGGTGGGGTAG
- a CDS encoding S1C family serine protease, translating to MWLKSFVVASLLHVGVVSVAHAAGPFGSVNVGNWIGGAFSNDETGAFSHCAATAPYANGVSLVVAQNAAGSWLLSLASPGFRFNKGDTAPVDFIFDGQEQARLFATSNAPNMVTTILPLNVARTFQKASLMVVTTNGSKPLQFVLTSTAPMVAALANCVTRVKADGLSKAGDFTKGTAKPAATADKQAPPQASKSAKSKSGTGFVVSANGHIVTNNHVIEGCSDLKGNLTGEAAMVLRVVSSDANNDLALLQAPSTATFKEFARIRDRSIRSGDSVVAIGFPYHGLLSSDFTVTTGIVSSLSGMRNDSRFLQISAPVQPGNSGGPLFDTTGQVVGVVTGKLDNLRIAVATGNIPENINFAIKTGALRDFLDNSVVPYQTAEPKGELKTTDIAGNARPYTMLISCNATEQADAKR from the coding sequence ATGTGGCTTAAGTCATTTGTCGTTGCGTCTTTGTTGCACGTGGGTGTCGTCAGCGTCGCGCATGCGGCGGGACCGTTCGGCTCCGTCAATGTCGGCAACTGGATCGGCGGCGCTTTCAGCAATGATGAGACGGGAGCGTTCTCGCATTGTGCGGCCACCGCGCCTTACGCCAACGGGGTGAGTCTCGTCGTCGCGCAGAATGCGGCCGGCTCCTGGCTTCTGAGCCTTGCCAGCCCCGGCTTTCGCTTCAACAAGGGCGATACCGCGCCCGTCGACTTCATCTTCGACGGCCAGGAGCAGGCCAGGTTGTTTGCGACCTCCAACGCCCCCAACATGGTGACGACCATCCTGCCCCTCAATGTCGCTCGCACCTTCCAGAAGGCAAGCCTGATGGTAGTGACGACCAACGGCAGCAAGCCACTCCAGTTCGTGTTGACGTCGACGGCACCCATGGTCGCGGCGCTGGCGAACTGCGTCACGCGGGTGAAGGCGGACGGGCTCAGCAAGGCGGGGGACTTCACCAAGGGTACAGCGAAGCCAGCGGCCACAGCGGACAAGCAGGCGCCACCGCAGGCTAGCAAGTCCGCCAAATCCAAGAGCGGCACCGGCTTCGTGGTCAGCGCCAATGGGCACATCGTCACGAACAACCATGTGATCGAGGGTTGCAGCGACCTCAAGGGCAATCTCACGGGCGAGGCCGCAATGGTGTTGCGCGTCGTATCGAGCGATGCAAACAACGATCTGGCCCTCTTACAGGCGCCGTCGACAGCGACGTTCAAGGAGTTTGCCCGGATTCGCGACCGCTCGATCCGCTCCGGCGATTCCGTCGTCGCGATCGGCTTTCCCTATCACGGGCTGCTGAGCTCGGACTTCACCGTGACCACCGGTATCGTGAGCTCGCTCAGTGGCATGCGCAACGATTCGCGTTTCCTGCAGATCAGCGCGCCCGTGCAGCCCGGCAATAGCGGAGGCCCGCTGTTCGACACCACCGGGCAGGTTGTGGGTGTGGTCACCGGAAAGCTCGACAATCTGCGGATCGCGGTCGCAACCGGGAACATCCCCGAAAACATCAACTTCGCCATCAAGACCGGCGCGCTGCGCGACTTCCTCGACAATTCCGTGGTGCCCTACCAGACCGCCGAGCCGAAGGGCGAGCTCAAGACCACCGACATCGCCGGCAACGCCCGGCCCTATACGATGCTGATCTCGTGCAACGCGACGGAGCAGGCCGACGCGAAGCGGTGA
- a CDS encoding ArsR/SmtB family transcription factor, translated as MVKYQDETLDRTFAALSDPTRRALLARLGEQDSLSVSELAAPFPISLPAIMKHLDVLTDAGLILREKTGRTVACRLTAQPMEQAMNWLNRYAQFWSDNLDRLAAFVEEETWPTQPSTPISAPPSAQRNAQASRSRAGSARGRKRSTRPGRKPSS; from the coding sequence ATGGTTAAGTATCAGGACGAGACGCTGGACCGGACCTTTGCGGCGCTATCCGACCCGACGCGGCGTGCCCTGCTGGCACGGCTCGGCGAGCAGGACAGCCTGTCGGTGAGCGAGCTGGCCGCACCGTTCCCGATCTCGCTGCCGGCGATCATGAAGCATCTCGACGTGCTCACGGATGCGGGCCTGATCCTGCGGGAGAAGACCGGGCGCACGGTCGCCTGCCGGCTCACCGCGCAGCCGATGGAGCAGGCGATGAACTGGCTCAATCGCTATGCGCAATTCTGGTCCGACAATCTCGATCGCCTTGCCGCCTTCGTGGAGGAAGAGACATGGCCAACGCAGCCGTCAACGCCGATCTCAGCGCCGCCGAGCGCCCAACGGAACGCCCAAGCCTCACGCTCACGCGCCGGCTCCGCGCGCGGCCGGAAAAGGTCTACGCGGCCTGGACGCAAGCCGAGCAGCTAG